Proteins co-encoded in one Carassius carassius chromosome 35, fCarCar2.1, whole genome shotgun sequence genomic window:
- the LOC132116204 gene encoding disco-interacting protein 2 homolog C isoform X10, producing the protein MADRDALPLPLEVRARLAELELELSEGDITQKGYEKKRSKLLGAYLPHPPGLEASMAHERRPPMVPSASRYHRRRSSGTRDERYRSDVHTEAVQAALAKHKERKMAVPMPSKRRSLVVQTSMDAYTPPDTSSGSEEEGGQGEGTPTSSQGSISMEHWISRAIHQGSTTSSSSSSTQSGGSGAAGRLADVLAQTHVGKSGPIAHLSLKRKTMLGLAENGNSLRRSCEFGSDLLWPPPLESEENHSAPPDVTTYTSEHPVQVERPQVSTVPRTTPKYGNAELMETGDGVPVSSRVSAKIQQLVNTLKQPRRPPLREFFVDDFEELLEVQQPDPNQPRPEGSQMVAIRGEPLGVVTNWPPSLEAALQRWGTISPKAPCLTTMDTNGKPLYVLTYGKLWSRSIKVAYNILHKLGTKQEPMVRPGDRVALVFPNNDPAAFMVAFYGCLLAEVVPVPIEVPLTRKDAGSQQIGFLLGSCGVTVALTSDACHKGLPKGPTGEIPQFKGWPKLLWFVTESKHLSKPPRDWFPHIKDANNDTAYIEYKTCKDGSVLGVTVTRIALLTHCQSLTQSCGYTEAEIIVNVLDFKKDVGLWHGILTSVMNMMHVISIPYSLMKVNPLSWIQKVCQYKAKVACVKSRDMHWALVAHRDQRDVNLSSLRMLVVADGSNPWSISSCDAFLNVFQSKGLRPEVICPCASSAEALTVAIRRPTDDSNQPPGRGVLSMQGLSYGVIRVDSEERLSVLTVQDVGTVMPGALMCVVKPEGVPQLCRTDEIGELCVCSIATGMSYYGLSGMTKNTFEVFPMTSSGAPISEYPFTRTGLLGFIGPGGLVFVSGKMDGLMVVSGRRHNADDIVATALAVEPMKFVYRGR; encoded by the exons GTGACATCACTCAGAAAGGATATGAGAAGAAGAGGTCAAAACTGCTTGGGGCGTATCTGCCACACCCTCCAG GGCTGGAGGCGTCCATGGCACACGAGCGCCGGCCGCCCATGGTGCCCTCCGCTTCACGATACCACCGTAGACGCTCCTCTGGCACCCGTGATGAACGTTACCGGTCAG ACGTCCACACAGAAGCAGTTCAGGCAGCATTAGCCAAACACAAGGAGAGGAAGATGGCTGTTCCCATGCCATCCAAACGCCGTTCTCTAGTGGTACAGACCTCTATGGATGCCTACACCCCCCCAG ACACCTCGTCCGGCtcggaggaggagggcggccagGGTGAGGGTACCCCCACCTCCAGCCAGGGCAGCATCAGCATGGAGCACTGGATCAGTCGGGCCATCCACCAGGgttccaccacctcctcctcctcatcgtcGACGCAGAGTGGGGGCAGCGGAGCCGCCGGGCGCCTGGCTGACGTCCTGGCTCAAACGCATGTCGGCAAATCAG GGCCGATCGCTCACCTCTCGTTGAAGAGGAAAACTATGCTCGGCCTAGCAGAGAATGGAAACTCGCTGCGACGCTCCTGTGAGTTTGGATCAGATCTTCTCTGGCCACCACCCTTGGAGTCTGAGG AGAATCACTCAGCTCCTCCGGACGTCACCACCTACACCTCCGAACATCCCGTTCAGGTGGAGAGGCCACAGGTGTCCACCGTTCCCCGGACCACACCCAAATATGGCAACGCCGAACTCATGGAGACCGGAGATG GAGTCCCAGTTAGCAGTCGTGTTTCGGCTAAAATCCAGCAACTAGTGAACACACTAAAGCAGCCCAGACGACCTCCACTTCGAGAGTTTTTTGTTGATGATTTTGAAGAGCTCCTAGAAG TCCAACAGCCCGACCCCAACCAGCCACGACCGGAGGGCTCTCAGATGGTCGCCATTCGAGGGGAACCGCTGGGAGTTGTCACTAATTGGCCACCATCTTTAGAAGCTGCACTGCAACGCTGGGGGACCATCTCGCCCAAAGCACCCTGCCTGACCACCATGGACACCAATGGCAAACCCCTCTACGTCCTTACTTATG GCAAGCTTTGGTCTCGTAGCATCAAAGTAGCGTACAACATCCTTCACAAACTGGGCACCAAGCAGGAACCTATGGTCCGACCAGGAGACCGG GTGGCTCTTGTGTTCCCCAACAACGATCCCGCTGCCTTTATGGTCGCCTTTTATGGCTGCCTGCTGGCAGAGGTGGTGCCCGTACCCATCGAAGTGCCACTTACCCGAAAG gatGCAGGAAGTCAACAGATCGGCTTTCTCCTGGGCAGTTGTGGCGTTACTGTAGCTTTGACCAGTGACGCCTGCCACAAAGGCCTTCCGAAAGGACCCACTGGCGAAATACCACAGTTCAAAG GATGGCCAAAGCTGCTATGGTTCGTCACAGAATCCAAACACCTGTCCAAGCCGCCACGTGATTGGTTCCCTCACATCAAAGATGCAAATAACGACACCGCCTACATAGAG TATAAGACCTGTAAGGATGGGAGTGTTTTGGGTGTTACAGTGACCCGGATCGCACTTCTTACACACTGCCAGTCCCTAACACAGTCTTGTGGATACACAGAGG CTGAAATCATAGTGAATGTATTGGACTTTAAAAAGGATGTTGGTTTGTGGCACGGCATCCTAACT AGTGTCATGAACATGATGCATGTAATCAGCATCCCATACTCCCTGATGAAGGTCAACCCTCTGTCCTGGATCCAAAAAGTGTGTCAATACAAAG ctaAAGTAGCTTGTGTCAAGTCAAGGGATATGCACTGGGCTCTGGTTGCTCACCGAGATCAGAGAGATGTCAACCTGAGCTCCCTGCGCATGTTGGTGGTGGCCGATGGATCCAACCCAT GGTCCATCTCATCGTGTGACGCGTTCCTCAATGTCTTCCAGAGTAAAGGTCTGCGGCCAGAGGTCATCTGTCCATGTGCCAGCTCAGCTGAAGCCCTCACCGTGGCCATCAGGAG GCCTACGGATGACAGTAACCAGCCGCCGGGTCGAGGagtgctgtctatgcagggtctgaGCTACGGTGTCATCAGAGTGGACTCAGAAGAGCGTCTCTCCGTACTCACCGTACAGGATGTGGGCACTGTGATGCCAGGAG CTCTGATGTGTGTGGTCAAACCAGAGGGAGTTCCTCAGCTGTGCCGAACAGATGAGATcggagagctgtgtgtgtgttccatcGCCACGGGAATGTCATATTATGGGCTCTCGGGCATGACAAAAAACACCTTTGAG GTCTTCCCCATGACCAGTTCTGGGGCTCCTATCAGCGAGTACCCCTTCACTCGCACAGGGCTGCTGGGCTTCATAGGCCCGGGTGGGCTAGTGTTTGTATCTGGAAAGATGGATGGGCTGATGGTGGTGAGCGGACGGAGACACAACGCTGATGATATCGTCGCAACAGCGCTGGCAGTGGAGCCCATGAAGTTTGTCTACAGGGGCAGGTGA